From one Nilaparvata lugens isolate BPH chromosome 2, ASM1435652v1, whole genome shotgun sequence genomic stretch:
- the LOC111045770 gene encoding methylenetetrahydrofolate reductase codes for MKITNNVESEPKLFMSMEWSAPKDATPLDDCVEKAVASCKASGAKFCGVTWHCSKFDENNCQILKFSCKIQENGIDVIAHLTPQNLTKSEILKILHHLKKNRIKHIFALKGDVGDPSSRACFSYAKDLVLFIRKKFGNYFKIFVAGYPSGHSDKLDRNLEIQYLRDKVDAGADYIITQTVFNALDFVNFVKKCRKIGISIPIIPGIMPIQNAELLLRLDNKCKFHFTDDIYTALITYKGAEEELIKFWNSKS; via the exons ATGAAGATAACTAACAATGTGGAGAGTGAACCGAAACTATTTATGTCTATGGAATGGTCTGCACCCAAGGATGCTACCCCATTGGATGACTGTGTTGAAAA AGCTGTAGCGAGCTGTAAGGCATCTGGAGCAAAGTTCTGTGGAGTAACCTGGCACTGTTCTAAATTTGACGAAAACAattgtcaaattttaaaattttcttgcAAAATTCAGGAAAATGGTATCGATGTGATCGCTCATCTTACCCCACAAAACTTGACCAAGAGTGAAATACTGAAAATTCTGCACCATCTGAAAAAGAACAGGATAAAGCATATTTTTGCCCTTAAAGGAG ATGTGGGTGACCCAAGCAGCAGAGCATGCTTTTCGTATGCAAAGGACTTAGTTCttttcataagaaaaaaatttggGAACTATTTCAAGATATTTGTGGCTGGATATCCATCTGGTCATTCTGATAAGTTGGACAGGAATCTTGAAATTCAGTACTTGAGAGATAAG GTTGATGCCGGTGCAGATTATATTATTACTCAGACAGTATTCAATGCTTTAGATTTtgtaaactttgtcaaaaaatGCCGGAAAATTGGAATCAGCATTCCAATCATCCCAGGAATTATGCCCATTCAG AATGCTGAATTACTCCTACGGCTGGATAATAAATGCAAATTTCATTTTACTGATGATATATATACTGCACTGATCACTTACAAGGGAGCTGAGGaagagttgatcaaattttggaattcaAAAAGCTAA